One part of the Acidobacteriota bacterium genome encodes these proteins:
- a CDS encoding CsbD family protein, which produces MKPSTKNEIKGTFHEVKGTVKEKAGQVTDNPKLKAKGKAEHVRGKVEKKVGEIEKVLGK; this is translated from the coding sequence ATGAAGCCGAGTACGAAGAATGAGATTAAAGGCACCTTCCATGAAGTGAAAGGCACAGTCAAAGAGAAGGCAGGCCAAGTAACGGACAATCCTAAGTTGAAAGCTAAAGGCAAAGCCGAACATGTCCGCGGCAAGGTCGAGAAGAAGGTCGGCGAGATCGAGAAAGTGCTGGGGAAGTGA
- the typA gene encoding translational GTPase TypA, with product MDQAIRNIAIIAHVDHGKTTLVDAMLRQSGVFRANQELVDRVMDSNDLERERGITILAKNTAVFYHHVKINIVDTPGHSDFGGEVERALKMVDGVMLLVDASEGPLPQTRYVLGKALEAKLPPIVVINKIDRPDARAQEVLNEIYDLFIDLDAEEDQLDFPVLYTNAKLGTATADVAKPGADLAPLFETIVTTIPEPTGDPDGPLQILVANLDYSDYLGRLAIARVANGTLRTNDEVAIAKLDGTFQKTKITKLFTFDGLTRVDETETAIGDIVAIAGVTGITIGETITNVENPAPLPPIVIDEPTIAMLFTINTSPFVGREGEYVTSRHLRDRLQKELLTNVSIRVEDTDSPDSFRIAGRGELQLSILLEMMRREGYELMVGKPEIVTKTIGGKTMEPVEHLTVDIPEAFVGVVMEKLGMRKAEMVKMHNHGFGRVRMEFRIPSRGLIGLRSEMLTDTRGTIVMNSLFDGYTEWQGEIPHRITGALVSDRTGATTAYALWGLQERGELFVGPTTEVYEGMIVGENSRENDLDVNAVREKKLTNMRSSSADDAIRLVPYRALNLEQAIEFIADDEYVEVTPKSLRLRKKVLQSNRRPKKGAIPVGAAEE from the coding sequence TTGGATCAGGCAATCCGCAACATCGCCATCATCGCGCACGTTGACCACGGCAAGACCACCCTGGTGGACGCCATGCTTCGCCAAAGCGGCGTCTTTCGCGCCAACCAGGAGCTGGTCGACCGCGTCATGGACTCGAACGATCTCGAGCGCGAGCGTGGCATCACCATCCTCGCCAAGAACACGGCCGTGTTCTACCACCACGTGAAGATCAACATCGTAGACACGCCCGGCCACTCCGATTTCGGCGGCGAAGTGGAGCGCGCCCTCAAGATGGTGGATGGCGTCATGTTGCTGGTGGACGCCAGCGAAGGCCCGCTGCCGCAGACGCGCTACGTCCTGGGGAAGGCGCTCGAGGCCAAGCTGCCGCCCATCGTGGTGATCAACAAGATCGATCGCCCAGACGCGCGCGCGCAGGAAGTGCTGAACGAGATCTACGACCTGTTCATCGACCTCGACGCGGAAGAAGACCAGCTCGATTTTCCCGTGCTCTACACCAACGCGAAGCTCGGCACCGCCACGGCAGACGTTGCCAAGCCCGGCGCCGACCTGGCGCCGCTCTTCGAGACGATTGTCACCACCATCCCGGAGCCGACGGGCGATCCCGATGGTCCGCTACAGATCCTGGTGGCGAACCTCGATTACTCCGACTACCTCGGCCGTCTCGCCATCGCGCGCGTCGCCAACGGCACGCTGCGCACGAACGACGAAGTCGCCATCGCCAAGCTCGACGGGACGTTCCAGAAGACCAAGATCACCAAGCTTTTCACCTTCGACGGACTCACCCGCGTGGACGAGACCGAGACCGCGATCGGGGACATCGTCGCCATCGCCGGCGTCACCGGCATCACCATCGGCGAGACCATCACCAACGTGGAGAACCCCGCGCCGCTGCCGCCCATCGTGATCGATGAGCCCACCATCGCGATGCTGTTCACCATCAACACCTCGCCCTTCGTCGGACGCGAAGGCGAATACGTCACTTCGCGCCATCTGCGCGACCGCTTGCAGAAAGAGTTGCTCACCAACGTCTCCATCCGCGTGGAAGATACCGACAGTCCGGACTCCTTCCGCATCGCCGGTCGCGGCGAATTGCAACTCTCCATCCTGCTCGAGATGATGCGGCGCGAAGGCTACGAACTCATGGTCGGCAAGCCCGAGATCGTCACCAAGACCATCGGCGGCAAGACCATGGAACCGGTGGAGCACCTCACCGTCGATATCCCCGAGGCCTTCGTCGGCGTGGTGATGGAAAAACTCGGGATGCGCAAGGCCGAGATGGTGAAGATGCACAACCACGGCTTCGGCCGCGTGCGGATGGAGTTCCGCATACCCAGCCGCGGCTTGATCGGGCTGCGCTCGGAGATGCTCACTGACACGCGCGGCACCATCGTGATGAACTCGCTGTTCGACGGCTACACCGAGTGGCAGGGCGAGATCCCGCACCGGATAACCGGCGCCCTCGTCTCCGACCGCACCGGCGCGACCACCGCGTATGCGCTCTGGGGATTGCAGGAACGCGGCGAACTTTTCGTGGGACCGACCACCGAGGTCTACGAAGGCATGATCGTGGGCGAGAACTCGCGCGAGAACGATCTCGACGTCAACGCCGTCCGCGAAAAGAAACTCACCAACATGCGTTCGTCGAGCGCCGACGACGCTATCCGCCTCGTCCCGTACCGCGCGCTCAACCTGGAGCAGGCCATCGAGTTCATCGCCGACGACGAATACGTCGAGGTCACTCCGAAGTCGCTGCGCCTGCGCAAGAAAGTGTTGCAATCGAACCGCCGCCCGAAGAAGGGCGCCATCCCGGTGGGCGCAGCCGAAGAGTAG
- a CDS encoding response regulator: MNILVAEDNAANRELLREALGMKGHSVTEAENGEEALARLEEFAPDMILLDIQMPKLDGYEVIRRIRLDERWQKLKVIALTAFAMRGEQEKALAAGFDGYVSEPITLSVLWAEIEKVKQSSDGMS, translated from the coding sequence ATGAACATCCTGGTGGCAGAGGACAACGCCGCGAATCGCGAGCTGCTGCGCGAGGCGCTGGGCATGAAAGGCCATTCCGTCACCGAGGCGGAGAACGGTGAGGAAGCGCTCGCCAGGCTAGAAGAGTTTGCCCCCGACATGATCCTGCTCGACATCCAAATGCCGAAGTTGGATGGCTACGAGGTGATACGCAGGATCCGCCTCGACGAACGCTGGCAGAAGCTAAAGGTCATCGCGCTGACCGCTTTTGCCATGCGCGGCGAGCAAGAAAAAGCGCTGGCCGCCGGTTTTGATGGTTACGTCTCGGAACCGATCACGCTTTCCGTGCTGTGGGCGGAGATCGAAAAGGTAAAGCAGTCGTCCGACGGGATGTCGTGA
- a CDS encoding response regulator, which yields MALQVLVVEDDIASLELIREVLISMKADVEAFSKSRQAVPLLQEKRFDGIFLDLQMPGLNGFEFARLVRASSRNKATPIIIVTGREERETMGQAFEAGGTFYLQKPIDRYKLIALFRTTQGAMHDNRRRFARISLRTEVSCEGPGLAVKGESANLSCDGILFDSAGALGLKANVSLTFNLPAQRGPIRAQGLVVRVDDKGRAGVQFTSISARDKQRIQQLVDQEIGQ from the coding sequence GTGGCATTGCAAGTATTGGTGGTTGAAGACGACATCGCCTCGCTGGAGCTCATTCGGGAGGTGCTGATCTCGATGAAAGCAGACGTCGAGGCCTTCAGTAAGAGCCGGCAGGCGGTGCCCTTGTTGCAAGAGAAACGCTTCGACGGAATCTTTCTCGACTTACAAATGCCCGGACTGAACGGCTTTGAGTTCGCCCGATTGGTCCGCGCTTCCTCGCGCAATAAGGCTACGCCGATCATCATCGTCACCGGCCGCGAGGAGCGGGAAACCATGGGGCAGGCGTTCGAGGCAGGGGGAACCTTCTACCTGCAAAAGCCGATCGATCGTTACAAACTGATCGCGCTGTTCCGCACCACGCAGGGCGCGATGCACGACAACCGCCGCCGGTTCGCACGGATCTCCTTGCGCACCGAGGTGAGTTGCGAGGGCCCCGGATTGGCGGTCAAAGGCGAGAGCGCCAACCTGAGCTGCGATGGGATCCTGTTCGATTCCGCAGGCGCCCTGGGGTTGAAGGCGAACGTAAGCCTGACATTCAATCTGCCCGCGCAACGTGGTCCGATCCGCGCGCAAGGCTTGGTCGTTCGAGTCGACGACAAGGGCCGCGCGGGCGTGCAGTTCACAAGTATCAGTGCCCGCGACAAGCAACGCATCCAACAACTGGTCGACCAGGAAATAGGCCAGTAG
- a CDS encoding response regulator yields the protein MLQLGFRSEVHLSIRSKLIVAFLSIMVPLALAGVLSYVGSKELIASDQRVTHTHQVLGATQQFLRAMFGMEASARGYMASRDESFLTDYQERRSGASPALGVIRALTADNPRQQGRLQEIDALLQQKIAIMDGIVEGRRQGDPMVPLVDDMRHSRELTTKIETLAGAVTGEEEELLAERKQQAQRQAAVTRGVIILGTGLTLLFVLVVAFTLANQIASRISQFSAGADRLGTGDLTTRVEIGSGKHELGKLASAFNRMADDLQTEDEQLKASLEERDRFFSMALDMLCIAGFDGYFKRVNPAFTDTLGYTTEEFLALPFMELVHPDDKAPTLQSMERLKAGSSVAGFENRCRCKDGSYRWLAWRAVAHPDGLIYVTGRDITEQKHLQQEKQQNLELIEAQHNQLELRNREVERANQMKSQFLANMSHELRTPLNAILGFSELLDDQGPGPLNEKQARFVGYVRTGARHLLQLINDILDLSKIEAGQLELQCEDFHLYSAVPEVISLIRPLAMGKRVTLEVSEPEQELTVYADRLRIKQVLYNLLSNAVKFTPEGGKVTLEVGIHGGRPAIIVTDTGIGIRPEDQETIFEEFRQVGDEASKQQGTGLGLAITRRLVENQGGKIWVESEPGKGSRFIVVLPAGTQAELLAIASPVAAEQRAPARGRSHPLLLVIDDHPLARQLLASFLAPEGFDIRGSEGGESALRLARDLQPDAILLDVLMPVNGWSILSDLKKDPRTAEIPVIVVTILDQKSAGFALGAADYLVKPVSRDTLLRALRRQLAPTTRPYRILIIEDDPAHLHLVNEVIESAGFISLQVSNGAQGLRKLREERPDAVLLDLMMPEMDGFEVLRTMKQDESLRSIPVFILTGKDLTEEEERFLSREAQALLTKGGPWKEELLAKLRAVLVRATPDPEGKRA from the coding sequence ATGCTGCAGTTGGGATTTCGCAGCGAGGTTCACTTGTCCATACGCTCGAAGCTGATTGTCGCGTTTCTCTCGATTATGGTTCCCCTCGCATTGGCAGGGGTTCTCTCCTATGTCGGAAGCAAGGAGTTAATCGCCAGCGATCAGCGGGTCACGCACACCCATCAGGTGCTGGGCGCCACCCAGCAATTCCTGCGCGCGATGTTCGGCATGGAAGCCTCAGCACGCGGATACATGGCCAGTCGCGACGAATCATTTTTGACCGACTATCAGGAACGCCGCAGTGGAGCTTCGCCGGCACTGGGAGTGATCCGCGCGCTCACCGCGGACAATCCAAGACAGCAGGGACGTCTGCAAGAGATCGATGCGCTGCTGCAACAGAAGATTGCCATCATGGACGGCATCGTGGAGGGCCGCCGCCAAGGCGATCCCATGGTCCCTCTCGTCGATGACATGCGGCACAGCCGTGAGCTGACGACAAAGATCGAGACTCTGGCGGGCGCCGTCACGGGAGAGGAGGAGGAACTCCTCGCCGAACGGAAACAACAGGCCCAGCGCCAGGCGGCAGTCACGCGGGGAGTGATCATCCTGGGCACGGGGCTGACGTTGCTCTTCGTTCTGGTCGTGGCATTCACTCTGGCGAACCAGATCGCTTCCCGGATCAGCCAATTTTCCGCCGGCGCAGACCGCTTGGGGACTGGCGATCTGACAACGCGGGTCGAGATCGGGAGTGGGAAACATGAGCTAGGGAAGCTTGCGTCCGCATTCAACCGCATGGCGGATGATCTGCAAACGGAGGACGAGCAGCTCAAGGCGAGCTTAGAGGAGCGGGACCGCTTCTTCAGTATGGCGCTCGACATGCTGTGTATCGCAGGCTTCGATGGCTATTTCAAGCGCGTTAATCCTGCCTTTACCGACACGCTGGGTTACACGACAGAGGAGTTTCTGGCTCTGCCATTCATGGAACTCGTCCATCCCGACGATAAGGCTCCCACTCTGCAGTCGATGGAGAGACTCAAGGCCGGAAGCAGTGTGGCGGGTTTTGAGAACCGTTGCCGGTGCAAGGATGGCTCCTATCGCTGGTTGGCATGGAGAGCGGTTGCCCATCCCGACGGTCTTATCTATGTCACGGGACGGGATATCACGGAGCAGAAACACTTACAGCAGGAAAAGCAACAGAACCTCGAGTTGATCGAGGCACAGCACAATCAACTGGAACTGCGCAATCGGGAGGTCGAGCGCGCCAACCAGATGAAGAGCCAGTTCCTGGCCAATATGAGCCATGAGCTGCGAACGCCGTTGAACGCCATCCTGGGCTTCTCGGAGCTGCTGGACGACCAGGGACCCGGGCCATTGAACGAGAAGCAGGCGCGCTTTGTCGGATACGTCCGCACCGGCGCGCGCCACCTGCTGCAGTTGATCAATGACATCCTCGACCTTTCCAAGATCGAAGCGGGACAATTGGAACTGCAATGCGAGGACTTTCACCTCTACAGCGCTGTGCCCGAGGTGATCTCCCTGATCCGGCCATTGGCGATGGGCAAGCGAGTGACCCTGGAAGTTTCTGAACCCGAACAGGAGCTGACGGTCTATGCCGACCGCTTGCGGATCAAGCAGGTCCTCTACAACCTGCTGAGCAATGCGGTGAAATTCACGCCCGAAGGAGGCAAGGTCACCCTCGAGGTCGGGATCCACGGCGGAAGACCTGCGATCATCGTCACCGACACTGGCATAGGCATACGGCCTGAGGATCAGGAAACGATCTTCGAAGAATTCCGCCAGGTCGGAGACGAAGCCAGCAAGCAGCAAGGCACCGGCCTGGGGCTGGCGATCACACGGCGGCTGGTCGAGAACCAAGGTGGAAAGATTTGGGTCGAGAGTGAACCGGGCAAGGGAAGCCGCTTCATCGTGGTGCTTCCCGCCGGCACTCAGGCGGAGCTGCTTGCCATCGCGAGTCCTGTTGCAGCGGAACAGAGGGCGCCGGCGCGCGGGCGTTCCCATCCCCTGCTACTGGTGATCGATGACCACCCGCTCGCGCGTCAGTTGCTGGCCAGTTTCCTTGCCCCCGAGGGTTTCGATATCCGCGGGAGCGAGGGCGGCGAAAGCGCGCTGCGCCTGGCGCGCGACCTGCAGCCGGACGCGATCCTGCTGGATGTTCTCATGCCCGTAAACGGCTGGAGCATCCTGAGCGACCTCAAAAAAGACCCGCGAACGGCAGAGATACCGGTCATCGTCGTCACCATCCTTGACCAGAAAAGCGCGGGCTTTGCGCTCGGCGCCGCAGACTATCTGGTCAAGCCGGTCTCCCGCGATACATTGCTGCGGGCCTTGCGCCGCCAGCTCGCGCCCACGACGCGACCGTACCGCATCCTGATCATCGAGGACGACCCCGCCCACCTCCATCTCGTCAACGAGGTGATCGAATCGGCCGGGTTCATCTCGCTGCAGGTTTCGAACGGCGCACAAGGTCTGCGGAAATTGCGCGAAGAACGGCCCGACGCCGTGCTGCTCGACCTGATGATGCCGGAAATGGACGGTTTCGAGGTATTGCGCACGATGAAGCAGGATGAGTCCCTGCGCTCGATCCCCGTCTTCATCCTGACGGGAAAGGACCTGACAGAAGAGGAGGAAAGATTTCTGTCGCGTGAGGCACAAGCGCTGCTGACCAAAGGCGGCCCGTGGAAGGAAGAGTTGCTCGCCAAGCTTCGCGCTGTGCTCGTCCGGGCCACCCCCGACCCCGAAGGGAAGCGCGCATGA